The Leucobacter rhizosphaerae genome includes a region encoding these proteins:
- a CDS encoding ATP-binding protein — protein MAAVPLSRSRDDRVVAGVCAGLGAHLGLSVGAVRIAMLILTAFGGAGALLYLWLWATVPLDGETDGLVPLRRALTRPASAESSARTDAAAPGGPSSPPSPASSTQASTAPSAPVHHASSPSVNTASKAQSRTASSPPTSPAPGPNADPGQPDRPPVSRTRWPIAEFLLGACLLVAGTGLVLERLGVHLNLELILPAMAVLVGVGLTWWQIADRDRPDRNQVPRVLGALALVAVGVLMFFVTSREPSAWTVIAAAVAVLAGVALAIAPWLLRLNRELMAERAGRARESERAEIAAHLHDSVLQTLALIQQRSEPSSEVARIARRQERELRDWLFRTGDGAPAASLEAVDAELRAHAAALEADHPVRFEIVVVGANDGVVAPAPLVAAAREAMLNAARHAGGDVTVYVEVTAERISIDVTDRGPGLDPEDLPEGRMGVRESILGRMERAGGSARILAGPGGGGTAVRLSIPRETPADPAPAPSTAPVDPATAAPGAPAPAPEPRTETP, from the coding sequence ATGGCCGCAGTTCCCCTCTCCCGCTCGCGCGATGACCGCGTCGTCGCCGGCGTGTGCGCGGGCCTGGGAGCGCACCTCGGTCTGTCGGTCGGTGCCGTGCGTATCGCGATGCTGATCCTCACCGCGTTCGGCGGTGCCGGAGCACTCCTGTACCTGTGGCTGTGGGCGACCGTGCCGCTCGACGGGGAGACCGACGGTCTCGTGCCGCTTCGTCGTGCACTCACCCGCCCGGCATCAGCGGAATCGAGCGCACGGACCGATGCCGCGGCCCCCGGCGGTCCGAGTTCGCCGCCGAGCCCGGCATCGAGCACGCAGGCCAGCACGGCCCCGAGCGCGCCGGTGCACCATGCCTCGAGCCCGTCGGTCAACACGGCCTCGAAAGCCCAGTCACGCACGGCCTCGAGCCCCCCGACCTCGCCCGCTCCGGGACCGAACGCCGACCCGGGCCAGCCGGACCGCCCGCCCGTCTCTCGCACGCGCTGGCCGATCGCCGAGTTCCTGCTGGGGGCGTGCCTGCTCGTCGCCGGAACCGGCCTCGTGCTCGAGCGCCTCGGGGTGCACCTCAACCTCGAACTGATCCTGCCCGCGATGGCCGTGCTCGTCGGTGTCGGACTCACCTGGTGGCAGATCGCGGATCGGGATCGACCGGACCGCAATCAGGTGCCGCGCGTGCTCGGCGCGCTCGCGCTCGTCGCCGTCGGGGTGCTCATGTTCTTCGTCACGTCGCGCGAGCCCAGCGCCTGGACCGTGATCGCGGCGGCGGTCGCGGTGCTCGCGGGCGTGGCGCTCGCCATCGCCCCGTGGTTGCTCCGGCTCAATCGCGAGCTCATGGCGGAGCGGGCCGGGCGCGCGCGGGAGTCCGAGCGGGCCGAGATCGCGGCGCACCTGCACGACTCGGTGCTGCAGACGCTTGCGCTGATCCAGCAGCGCTCGGAGCCGAGCAGCGAGGTGGCGCGGATCGCCCGGCGTCAGGAGCGGGAGCTGCGGGACTGGCTCTTCCGCACCGGCGATGGCGCACCGGCCGCGTCCCTCGAGGCGGTCGATGCGGAGTTGCGGGCCCACGCCGCCGCGCTCGAGGCGGATCACCCCGTGCGCTTCGAGATCGTGGTGGTCGGCGCCAACGACGGTGTGGTGGCGCCCGCGCCCCTCGTCGCGGCCGCACGCGAGGCAATGCTGAACGCCGCCCGCCACGCGGGGGGCGACGTCACGGTGTACGTCGAGGTGACGGCTGAGCGCATCTCGATCGACGTCACGGACCGCGGGCCGGGTCTCGATCCCGAGGACCTGCCCGAGGGGCGCATGGGCGTCCGCGAGTCGATCCTCGGTCGTATGGAACGCGCGGGCGGGAGCGCGCGGATCCTGGCCGG
- a CDS encoding PspC domain-containing protein, with translation MNTTPDSDTTVPPPPPAGGFFAWIRNLGIVRSDDRWFTGVASGIAAKANIDPLIVRGVFVVLALLGGPGILLYLVGWLLLPDTLGRIHVEEIIRGRAQTGVLITAIAIAAIVCIPVLIGMFFAPPFTLWGWDAWSAIGMPDWLSATIAWVCWIAILVFAGIWLRRALLNRGRAQADATSDTASAATGSTGTGSTAAGTAATGSTEADGSAPPAASAAYDGAPGSAPGATPGAAAPGASAHDAPSDEWSRKFAETADDWGARAGQWGEQAGAAAGRWGENVGRQADEWSARYAEHHDAHKLGAAHTIITIALALLAGGLTALWVPSTGAFADVTATAESATPIAVIAALVAALGVLAVSLIVAGIRGRHTGFVGFLAACAVVALLFTAVLPWGTRFQPFGTLQVDGLHEPGAVLLAGNARVDLEDLDDTGIPAESGTGADLVVWQLTGNATVTLPAEHPTVVSVYLLAGNVGEQWGEDARNTAGPFLSKRITANLDGVAADDPEVAHVEVYMLAGNVRVVGSTSDSALSEEAQRNIEADTRSSRTADADTLREQRELEDELDRLEWQLDEPGLTSSEREDLEADRTRLERDLERLELEVSR, from the coding sequence ATGAACACGACTCCCGACTCAGACACCACCGTCCCGCCGCCGCCCCCGGCCGGCGGGTTCTTCGCCTGGATCCGCAACCTCGGCATCGTGCGGAGCGATGACCGATGGTTCACCGGCGTCGCGTCCGGCATCGCGGCCAAAGCGAACATCGATCCCCTCATCGTGCGGGGCGTGTTCGTCGTACTCGCACTGCTCGGCGGACCCGGCATCCTGCTCTACCTCGTCGGCTGGCTCCTCCTACCCGACACCCTGGGACGCATCCACGTGGAGGAGATCATCCGGGGGCGAGCGCAGACCGGGGTGCTAATCACCGCGATCGCGATTGCCGCGATCGTCTGCATCCCGGTACTCATCGGCATGTTCTTCGCCCCGCCGTTCACCCTCTGGGGCTGGGACGCGTGGAGCGCGATCGGCATGCCCGACTGGTTGTCGGCGACCATCGCCTGGGTGTGCTGGATCGCGATCCTCGTGTTCGCGGGGATCTGGCTGCGGCGCGCCTTGCTCAACCGCGGCCGCGCACAGGCCGACGCAACGTCGGACACGGCCTCCGCGGCGACGGGGTCCACCGGGACGGGGTCCACCGCGGCGGGGACTGCCGCGACGGGATCCACCGAGGCAGACGGCTCCGCCCCGCCCGCGGCGAGTGCGGCGTACGACGGGGCGCCGGGGTCGGCGCCCGGGGCGACTCCCGGTGCGGCCGCACCCGGTGCATCGGCGCACGATGCACCCTCCGACGAGTGGAGCCGGAAGTTCGCCGAGACCGCCGACGACTGGGGTGCTCGCGCCGGCCAGTGGGGCGAGCAGGCGGGTGCGGCCGCGGGCCGCTGGGGCGAGAACGTCGGCCGGCAGGCCGACGAGTGGAGTGCGCGCTACGCGGAGCACCACGACGCGCATAAACTCGGCGCCGCGCACACGATCATCACCATCGCGCTCGCCTTGCTGGCGGGCGGGCTGACCGCGCTCTGGGTACCCTCGACGGGAGCCTTCGCCGACGTCACGGCGACCGCGGAGTCGGCGACGCCGATCGCGGTCATCGCGGCGCTGGTCGCTGCGCTCGGTGTACTCGCCGTGTCGCTGATCGTTGCCGGGATCCGCGGTCGCCACACCGGCTTCGTCGGCTTCCTGGCCGCGTGCGCGGTGGTGGCCCTGCTCTTCACGGCGGTGCTGCCCTGGGGCACCCGCTTCCAGCCCTTCGGCACCCTGCAGGTGGATGGGCTGCACGAGCCCGGAGCCGTGCTCCTGGCCGGCAACGCCCGGGTCGACCTCGAGGACCTCGACGACACCGGGATCCCGGCCGAGTCCGGCACCGGAGCCGACCTCGTGGTCTGGCAACTCACCGGCAACGCGACCGTCACCCTGCCCGCCGAGCATCCGACCGTCGTGTCGGTGTACCTGCTCGCCGGCAATGTCGGAGAGCAGTGGGGAGAGGACGCCCGCAACACCGCCGGACCGTTCCTCAGCAAGCGCATCACCGCCAACCTCGACGGTGTCGCTGCCGACGACCCCGAGGTCGCGCACGTCGAGGTGTACATGCTCGCCGGCAACGTTCGGGTGGTCGGCAGCACGTCCGACTCGGCGCTCTCCGAGGAGGCGCAGCGGAACATCGAGGCCGATACGAGGAGTTCCCGCACGGCGGACGCGGACACGCTGCGCGAGCAGCGGGAGCTCGAGGATGAACTCGATCGCCTCGAGTGGCAGCTCGACGAACCCGGCCTGACCTCCTCGGAACGCGAAGACCTCGAGGCGGATCGCACACGCCTCGAACGCGACCTCGAACGACTGGAACTGGAGGTGTCGCGATGA
- a CDS encoding sensor histidine kinase, whose protein sequence is MATLRNLATKYSTLSEAEIEWLELLTLDWQLLADLALSDVVLWVPTTDDGYLAVAHSRPAGSVTLFYRDVIGDLLRSDWRGLVDEAMETGLPVVSTSPAWYEENPMRLAAYSVNRCDGEGNRLGPFAVITVHTSVADTQQASRIAAAFREVSEDLFGMIQSGLFPAPGNTRGGEQGAPRASDGLVRINLDGVATFASPNTQTTFNSLGFRDEIEGENFAEVIADVVKGQFDTNESLPLIAQAKIAKRAEIEARGRTVTLRSIPVIRDGVRVGGVVLTREITELREQAQELVTKDATIREIHHRVKNNLQTVASLLRVQARRARSEEAKEVLGQAMRRVAAIAVVHDTLSSGLSQIVDFDVVFDRVLGLAAEVASLHNTTVHPHKEGEFGELPSEYATPLALALTEIVTNAVEHGLAGREGEVIIRADRSDERLAVEVIDTGTGLPGGTVGDGLGTQIVRTLIEGELGGSITWGPDERGGTRVAIQIPLHWISTQTREMPRVSN, encoded by the coding sequence GTGGCCACATTGCGCAATCTCGCGACCAAGTATTCGACCCTCAGCGAAGCGGAGATCGAGTGGCTCGAGCTGCTCACGCTCGACTGGCAACTGCTCGCGGACCTCGCCCTGAGCGACGTCGTGCTGTGGGTGCCGACCACCGATGACGGCTATCTCGCCGTCGCACACAGCCGCCCGGCCGGCTCGGTCACGCTCTTCTACCGCGACGTCATCGGTGACCTCCTGCGTTCGGACTGGCGGGGGCTCGTCGATGAGGCGATGGAGACGGGGCTCCCCGTGGTCTCGACCTCGCCCGCGTGGTACGAGGAGAATCCCATGCGGCTCGCGGCATACTCCGTGAATCGCTGCGACGGCGAGGGCAATCGTCTTGGACCGTTCGCGGTCATCACCGTCCACACGAGCGTGGCCGACACGCAGCAGGCGTCTCGTATCGCCGCGGCCTTCCGAGAGGTCTCGGAGGATCTCTTCGGCATGATCCAGAGCGGCCTCTTCCCGGCGCCCGGCAACACCCGCGGAGGCGAGCAGGGCGCGCCCCGCGCCTCGGACGGCCTCGTGCGCATCAACCTCGACGGGGTCGCCACGTTCGCGAGTCCGAACACGCAGACCACCTTCAACTCGCTCGGATTCCGCGACGAGATCGAGGGCGAGAACTTCGCCGAGGTCATCGCCGACGTGGTCAAGGGCCAGTTCGACACGAACGAGTCGCTGCCGCTCATCGCGCAGGCCAAGATCGCGAAGCGCGCCGAGATCGAAGCGCGCGGGCGCACCGTCACGCTCCGTTCGATCCCCGTGATCCGCGACGGAGTGCGGGTCGGCGGAGTGGTGCTCACCCGGGAGATCACCGAGTTGCGCGAGCAGGCGCAGGAGCTCGTGACCAAGGACGCGACGATCCGCGAGATCCATCACCGGGTGAAGAACAACCTGCAGACCGTGGCGTCGCTCCTCCGCGTCCAAGCGCGTCGCGCGCGGAGCGAGGAGGCGAAGGAAGTGCTCGGCCAGGCCATGCGCCGGGTCGCCGCCATCGCGGTCGTCCACGACACCCTGTCGAGCGGACTGTCGCAGATCGTGGACTTCGACGTCGTCTTCGACCGGGTGCTCGGGCTCGCGGCAGAGGTGGCGAGCCTGCACAACACCACGGTGCATCCCCACAAGGAGGGCGAGTTCGGCGAGCTCCCCTCGGAGTACGCGACGCCGCTCGCGCTCGCACTCACGGAGATCGTGACGAACGCGGTCGAGCACGGTCTCGCCGGTCGCGAGGGCGAGGTCATCATCCGCGCCGACCGGAGTGATGAGCGTCTGGCGGTCGAGGTGATCGACACCGGCACCGGCCTCCCGGGCGGCACCGTGGGTGACGGCCTCGGCACGCAGATCGTGCGCACGCTGATCGAGGGAGAGCTCGGCGGTTCCATCACGTGGGGGCCGGACGAGCGGGGAGGCACCCGCGTCGCGATCCAGATCCCGCTGCACTGGATCTCGACGCAGACCCGAGAGATGCCCCGCGTCTCGAACTGA
- a CDS encoding Rv3235 family protein, with protein MASLPARLAPVPTVLATSARAPSMVAKSAPAESLTAEAQPADSQPDTSPAVRAVPRRHLHAVPPPGPARISTVPRPAAPVPLAPVPAPLPAAALDIPPPDLSVVRLLAVYSYEILDGSRAVGQLGGWITREVAEHLTARRAARTERRTLTRDTRRSVPVPGPVHLSRPSPLVTEVTIILTTPARSTAVAMRLEYLRQRWRATTLTVL; from the coding sequence ATGGCTTCTCTCCCCGCCCGCCTCGCACCGGTCCCGACGGTGCTCGCAACGTCCGCGCGCGCACCGTCCATGGTCGCCAAGTCCGCGCCCGCGGAATCGCTGACCGCGGAGGCACAGCCCGCGGATTCGCAGCCCGACACGTCCCCCGCCGTGCGCGCTGTCCCGCGCCGTCACCTGCACGCGGTCCCACCCCCGGGTCCCGCGCGAATCTCCACCGTGCCGCGTCCCGCCGCACCGGTCCCCCTCGCACCAGTCCCCGCGCCGCTCCCCGCCGCGGCGCTGGACATCCCGCCGCCGGACCTCTCGGTGGTCCGACTCCTCGCGGTCTACAGCTACGAGATCCTCGACGGATCGCGCGCGGTCGGACAGCTCGGCGGGTGGATCACCCGCGAGGTCGCCGAGCACCTCACGGCCCGTCGCGCGGCGCGCACCGAGCGGCGCACGCTCACCCGGGATACGCGACGATCGGTCCCGGTGCCGGGCCCCGTGCACCTGAGCCGGCCGTCGCCACTCGTGACCGAGGTGACGATCATCCTCACGACTCCGGCACGGTCGACCGCCGTCGCAATGCGACTCGAATACCTGCGTCAGCGCTGGCGGGCGACGACGCTCACCGTGCTGTGA
- the rlmB gene encoding 23S rRNA (guanosine(2251)-2'-O)-methyltransferase RlmB → MSNKSNRTGAVRKKGLGKGVGSGGQGRQALEGRKPTPKAEDRPYHPAGKAKAAKERYEAAKKRHMAGGSDRGGQRGGGKKSDESELVTGRNAVVEALRTKIPATTLYVAARVEMDDRMREILRLATQRGVPVLEIMRPEMDRMTDRDTVHQGVVLKVPPMEYAHPMDVLDDVLDRDGLPLLVALDGVTDPRNLGAIIRSVAAFGGQGVIVPQRRSAGLNSAAWKTSAGAAARIPVAMASNLTQTLKELKKRGVFIVGLDGDGDVSLPGLELADRPLVVVIGSEGKGLSRLVTETCDAIVSIPISSATESLNAGIAASVALYEISKLRDSTGD, encoded by the coding sequence ATGAGTAACAAGAGCAATCGCACGGGAGCCGTGCGCAAGAAGGGCCTCGGCAAGGGCGTCGGATCGGGCGGACAGGGCCGGCAGGCGCTCGAGGGCCGCAAGCCCACGCCGAAGGCGGAGGACCGTCCGTACCACCCCGCGGGCAAGGCGAAGGCCGCGAAGGAGCGCTACGAGGCGGCGAAGAAGCGTCACATGGCGGGCGGATCCGACCGTGGCGGGCAGCGCGGCGGCGGGAAGAAGAGCGACGAGTCCGAGCTCGTGACCGGCCGCAACGCGGTCGTCGAGGCGCTGCGCACTAAGATTCCCGCAACCACCCTCTATGTCGCCGCGCGCGTCGAGATGGACGACCGGATGCGCGAGATCCTGCGCCTCGCCACCCAGCGCGGGGTGCCGGTGCTCGAGATCATGCGGCCCGAGATGGACCGGATGACGGACCGGGACACCGTGCACCAGGGCGTGGTGCTCAAGGTGCCGCCGATGGAGTACGCGCACCCGATGGACGTGCTCGACGACGTGCTGGATCGTGACGGCCTGCCGCTGCTGGTGGCGCTCGACGGCGTCACCGACCCGCGCAACCTCGGCGCGATCATCCGCTCGGTCGCCGCGTTCGGCGGCCAAGGGGTCATCGTGCCCCAGCGCCGGTCGGCGGGGCTGAACTCCGCCGCCTGGAAGACGTCGGCGGGTGCTGCTGCGCGGATCCCAGTCGCGATGGCCTCCAACCTCACGCAGACGCTCAAGGAGCTGAAGAAGCGCGGCGTCTTCATCGTCGGCCTCGACGGCGACGGCGACGTCTCGCTGCCCGGGCTCGAGCTCGCGGACCGCCCGCTCGTAGTGGTCATCGGGAGCGAGGGCAAGGGGCTCTCGCGCCTCGTCACGGAGACCTGCGACGCGATCGTGTCGATTCCGATCTCCTCGGCGACGGAGTCACTGAACGCGGGCATCGCGGCGAGTGTCGCGCTGTACGAGATCTCGAAGCTCCGCGACTCGACCGGTGACTGA
- the cysS gene encoding cysteine--tRNA ligase translates to MTQRIYDSRAQEVVDFSPRAAGEVGLYVCGPTVQSSPHIGHLRSALVYDQMRRWLTATGHRVTLIRNVTDIDDKILDNARIAQEAGGAEEWWALAYRIEREFTAAYDAIGVLPPSYEPRATASIRDMVDLIELLIERGHAYPAADGSASVYFDTASWPEYGSLTRQQRDQMEDAADSEPVGKRDPRDFALWKAHRAGEPETASWPSPWGPGRPGWHIECSAMATRYLGEEFDIHGGGLDLRFPHHENEMAQSRAAGHGFARYWIHNGLVNTGGQKMSKSLGNSLFAGELLAAARPIVLRYFLGSAHYRSVLEYSSESLVEAGAAFARIESFLERAWRVVAAAEPDPAAGEARAERVMGPRRGAATADALPDEFVAAMLDDFGVPQALAALHGAVRAGNTAIDEGRTDEVQARAGEVVAMLDVLGLDPRDAVWSAEAHAGTSAETAALGDLVEALIAQRAQARVDRDFATSDAIRDRLLAAGISLEDHTDGTRWSLT, encoded by the coding sequence GTGACTCAACGCATCTACGACTCCCGCGCGCAGGAGGTCGTCGACTTCTCTCCCCGAGCGGCCGGAGAGGTCGGACTCTACGTCTGCGGGCCCACGGTGCAGTCGTCCCCGCACATCGGACATCTGCGGAGCGCGCTGGTGTACGACCAGATGCGCCGCTGGCTGACGGCCACCGGGCACCGTGTGACCCTGATCCGCAACGTCACGGACATCGACGACAAGATCCTCGACAACGCGCGCATCGCGCAGGAGGCGGGGGGCGCCGAGGAGTGGTGGGCCCTCGCGTACCGGATCGAGCGGGAGTTCACGGCCGCGTACGACGCGATCGGGGTGCTGCCCCCGAGCTACGAGCCCCGTGCGACCGCGAGCATTCGCGACATGGTCGACCTCATCGAGCTCCTGATCGAGCGCGGCCACGCGTACCCGGCGGCGGACGGCTCCGCGAGCGTGTACTTCGATACGGCCAGCTGGCCCGAGTACGGCTCGCTCACGCGCCAGCAGCGCGACCAGATGGAGGACGCCGCGGACTCGGAGCCGGTGGGCAAGCGGGATCCGCGGGACTTCGCCCTCTGGAAGGCGCACCGCGCCGGGGAACCTGAGACGGCCTCGTGGCCTTCGCCCTGGGGTCCGGGCCGTCCGGGATGGCACATCGAGTGCTCCGCCATGGCGACGCGGTACCTCGGCGAGGAGTTCGACATCCACGGCGGCGGCCTGGATCTCCGCTTCCCGCACCACGAGAACGAGATGGCGCAATCCCGCGCCGCCGGTCACGGGTTCGCGCGGTACTGGATCCACAACGGCCTCGTCAACACCGGCGGGCAGAAGATGTCGAAGTCGCTCGGCAACTCGCTCTTCGCGGGTGAGCTGCTCGCCGCCGCGCGCCCGATCGTGCTGCGCTACTTCCTCGGCTCCGCCCACTACCGCTCGGTGCTCGAGTACTCGAGCGAGTCGCTCGTCGAGGCGGGCGCCGCCTTTGCGCGCATCGAGAGCTTCCTCGAGCGCGCCTGGCGGGTTGTCGCGGCCGCCGAGCCGGATCCCGCCGCCGGCGAGGCCCGGGCGGAGCGTGTCATGGGGCCACGTCGCGGCGCCGCCACCGCGGACGCGTTGCCAGATGAGTTCGTCGCGGCTATGCTTGACGACTTCGGCGTACCGCAAGCGCTCGCAGCGCTCCACGGCGCCGTGCGCGCCGGCAATACGGCGATCGACGAGGGCCGCACCGATGAGGTGCAGGCCCGAGCGGGTGAGGTCGTCGCCATGCTCGACGTGCTGGGGCTCGATCCCCGGGACGCGGTGTGGAGCGCCGAGGCCCACGCGGGCACCTCGGCCGAGACCGCCGCACTGGGCGACCTCGTGGAGGCGCTGATCGCACAGCGCGCCCAGGCCCGCGTCGACCGAGACTTCGCCACGAGCGACGCGATCCGGGACCGTCTGCTGGCGGCCGGGATCTCCCTGGAAGACCACACCGACGGAACACGCTGGAGCCTGACATGA